The nucleotide sequence GGCTTTGTCGCATCGGCTTTCACTAGGAGCTGCTCATGCTTCACCAAGCAAGCGGCCTGGTTTGGCGCACGTACTTGCTAGGCTGCTTTGCAATGCGAGCAGCAACTTCACTTCGTAGCTGAACACCACTGCCCAGTGGCCTGAAACTCTAGCTCGATAGCACAGCCCTGCGTCACGGTAGCACGCCTATCTTTGTACTCTTAGGCTTATTCCTTTTCGCATGGCTGCTACTCTCGAACACAACGTTTCACTTCGTCCTTACAACACGTTCAATTTGGAGGTGAAGGCCCGGCTGTTTGCCCGTTTCACTTCCACCGATGAGCTGCGGGACCTGCTGGCGCTGCCCGAAGTACAACACACCGAGCAACTGATTCTGGGCGGCGGCTCCAACTTACTCTTTACCAAGGACTTCGAGGGCGTGGTGCTGAAAAATGAAATTCGCGGCCTGGAAATTATCAGCCAAGACGAAGACACGGCCCTGGTCCGGGCCGGCGCCGGCGAGTCGTGGCACGGACTGGTGCAGTACACCCTGGATCAGGAGTTGAGCGGCATCGAGAACCTGTCGTTGATTCCGGGTACGGTGGGGGCGGCACCCTTGCAGAACATCGGAGCGTATGGCGCGGAGTTGAAAGACACCTTCGAGGCGCTGGAAGCCCTGGAAAAAGCAACCGGTCAGTTGCGGACGTTTTCGGTGGAGGAATGTGGGTTTGGCTACCGGGAAAGCGTGTTTAAGGGTCCGTTGAAAGACAAGTTTATCGTGACGAGCGTGGTGCTACGCCTGCACCGCCGCGCCCAAACCAACATCAGCTACGGCGCCATCCAAACCACGCTGCAAGACCTTGGCATCACCGACGAACCTACGCCGCGCCACGTGAGTGAGGCCGTCGTGCACATTCGGCGGAGCAAGCTCCCCGACCCTGCCGAAATCGGCAATGCTGGTTCGTTCTTCAAAAACCCGGAACTCTCGCAGCACAAATACGACGAGTTGAAAGCAAGATACCCCGACCTGCCCGGCTACCCCGTGCCCGGGGGCATGAAAGTACCCGCTGCCTGGCTGATCGAGCAATGCGGCTGGAAAGGGTTGCGCCGCGGCCCCCACGGCGTACACGACCGGCAGGCGCTGGTGCTCGTCAACCATGGTGGCGCCCAAGGCCAGGATATTCGGGATTTAGCCTACGAAATCATTGCCTCGGTGCGCGAGAAGTTCGGCGTAGAGCTGCATCCCGAAGTGAATATTATGTGATACCACAAGGCGTCGGCTGAAGACCAGATGCCGAAACCACACCCCCCTAGCAAGAAGAACGTCCTGCCGTGCTTGTCAAGTCTCGCTGCTATTACCCTGTTTTTACGGCAGGGTGGATAGAAGAAAGGCTTCAACAACCACAGCAGGACGTTTGCTATGTAGGAGCTATAATCTTCCACTCAACCGTACGCTTTGACGAGGCAGTAGTATCACTAAAAAGGCGAATCTTTGTCTCTTTCTCTTATTGAACTTCCCACTGTTTTCCTCTCACCCATCGCCTATATGAAAAAACTTACTCTGCTAGCCTTGTTGTTGGGCGCAGCGGCGCGGCCAACTCTGGCTCAAACAGTTATCACCATTGCAGCTGCCCGGGCGGCTGGTGTTGGGGCTACCGTCACGGTGCGGGGCGTCGTCACCAACGGACCCGAGCTGGGCATTATCCGGTACATCCAGGACGGTACGGCTGGGTTAGCCACCTACTC is from Hymenobacter tibetensis and encodes:
- the murB gene encoding UDP-N-acetylmuramate dehydrogenase, with protein sequence MAATLEHNVSLRPYNTFNLEVKARLFARFTSTDELRDLLALPEVQHTEQLILGGGSNLLFTKDFEGVVLKNEIRGLEIISQDEDTALVRAGAGESWHGLVQYTLDQELSGIENLSLIPGTVGAAPLQNIGAYGAELKDTFEALEALEKATGQLRTFSVEECGFGYRESVFKGPLKDKFIVTSVVLRLHRRAQTNISYGAIQTTLQDLGITDEPTPRHVSEAVVHIRRSKLPDPAEIGNAGSFFKNPELSQHKYDELKARYPDLPGYPVPGGMKVPAAWLIEQCGWKGLRRGPHGVHDRQALVLVNHGGAQGQDIRDLAYEIIASVREKFGVELHPEVNIM